The Arachis ipaensis cultivar K30076 chromosome B07, Araip1.1, whole genome shotgun sequence genome includes a window with the following:
- the LOC110264665 gene encoding uncharacterized protein LOC110264665, translating into MVKIGLIYVSSGIFFVAPVDRRNNPIYMDFYTSHYVKDIIGISLLKVIQDKLGLNYFNGLDDVAYGIKDNGIHGNMKSSSVQRIQKNNSNETTIKKRSITKKKEDILLDIIAKG; encoded by the exons ATGGTCAAGATCGGTTTAATTTATGTCTCAAGTGGCATATTTTTTGTGGCTCCTGTGGATAGGCGAAATAATCCAATCTATATGGATTTTTATACATCTCACTATGTTAAAGATATTATTGGTATATCTTTGTTAAAAGTAATTCAAGATAAGTTGGGGTTGAACTACTTTAATGGATTGGATGATGTTGCATATGGTATAAAAGATAATGGGATCCATGGGAATATGAAAAG TTCTAGTGTGCAAAGGATTCAGAAGAACAATTCCAATGAAACTACTATCAAGAAGAGgtcaataacaaaaaaaaaagagg ATATATTGCTGGATATCATAGCAAAAGGTTGA